From the genome of Pseudomonas sp. WJP1:
CGCGTGGTGATCGTCACCGCGCATTCGGCCGTAGACACTGCCGTGGATGCGATTCAGGCGGGTGCCGCCGACTATCTGGTCAAGCCGTGCAGCCCCGATCAGTTGCGCCTGGCCACGGCCAAACAGCTGGAAGTGCGGCAATTGTCGGCACGTCTGGAGGCACTGGAAGGTGAGGTACGTAAACCCAAGGACGGCCTGGATTCCCACAGCCCGGCCATGAAAGTCGTGCTCGAGACTGCCCGTCAGGTGGCCACAACCGACGCCAACATCCTGATCCTTGGCGAGTCCGGTACCGGTAAAGGCGAGTTGTCCCAGGCGATTCATGGCTGGAGCAAGCGCTCGAAAAAGTCCTGTATCACCATCAACTGCCCGTCGCTGACGGCCGAACTCATGGAAAGCGAACTGTTCGGGCACAGCCGGGGTGCATTTACCGGCGCCAGCGAAAGCACCCTGGGGCGCGTTAACCAGGCCGATGGCGGCACCTTGTTTCTCGACGAAATCGGCGATTTTCCCTTGGTTTTGCAACCAAAGTTGCTGCGCTTCATTCAAGACAAAGAGTACGAGCGGGTGGGTGACCCGGTCACCCGTCGCGCCGATGTGCGCATCCTTGCGGCTACCAACCAGAATCTCGAAGACATGGTGCGCGACGGCCGTTTCCGCGAGGACCTGCTGTATCGCCTGAATGTCATTACGCTGCACCTGCCGCCATTGCGCGAGCGTCGGGAAGATATTCTTACACTCGCTGACCGGTTTCTGGCCCGTTTCGTCAAGGAATACGCGCGTCCCGCACGGGGTTTCAGTGACGAAGCACGTGAGGCGCTCCTGGGTTACCGCTGGCCCGGGAACATTCGCGAGCTGCGTAACGTGGTGGAGCGCGCGAGCATTATTTGCCCGCAGGAGCGGGTGGAGATCAGCCACCTGGGCATGGCCGAAGCACTGATCAATAACGCCCCGCGTATCGGAGCCCCATTAAGCCTGGATGAGCTGGAAAAGGCCCATATCGGTGCCGTCCTCGCCACCGCGGGTACGCTGGATCAAGCCGCCAAAACCCTGGGGATCGACGCGTCGACGCTGTATCGCAAGCGCAAGCAGTACAACCTGTGAGTTCGCGGCGATGAAGCTGGCGATGAAGTTGCAGACCCGTCTCTTCCTCAGCATTTCTGCGCTGATCACTGTGGCACTGCTTGGGCTGCTGCTCGGTCTTGTCAGTGTGTTGCAGATGGCCGGGAGCCAGGAAGCGTTGGTGCGCAACAACTTCGTCACCCTGGACCTGGGGCTCAAGTTGCGGCAGACGCTGGGCGATCAGTTGCTCGTCATGCTTAGCGAAAACAATGATCCCG
Proteins encoded in this window:
- the algB gene encoding sigma-54-dependent response regulator transcription factor AlgB gives rise to the protein MESATEHQGRILLVDDESAILRTFRYCLEDEGYSVATANSAAQAEALLQRQVFDLCFLDLRLGEDNGLDVLAQMRIQAPWMRVVIVTAHSAVDTAVDAIQAGAADYLVKPCSPDQLRLATAKQLEVRQLSARLEALEGEVRKPKDGLDSHSPAMKVVLETARQVATTDANILILGESGTGKGELSQAIHGWSKRSKKSCITINCPSLTAELMESELFGHSRGAFTGASESTLGRVNQADGGTLFLDEIGDFPLVLQPKLLRFIQDKEYERVGDPVTRRADVRILAATNQNLEDMVRDGRFREDLLYRLNVITLHLPPLRERREDILTLADRFLARFVKEYARPARGFSDEAREALLGYRWPGNIRELRNVVERASIICPQERVEISHLGMAEALINNAPRIGAPLSLDELEKAHIGAVLATAGTLDQAAKTLGIDASTLYRKRKQYNL